The Amycolatopsis sp. QT-25 genomic sequence ACCGACTTGCCCATCTTCTCCTCGACGTCGACGCCGAGGGCGTTCATCAGCACGTCCGAGGTCCCCGCCGCGGTGCCCATGACGAACAGCGCGAGGCACAGGGTGACGAGGTTTCCCGCCAGGGAAGGCAGGATCAGCGCCAGCGTCCAGTAGGCGAGAAGCAAGCGGAGCCCCAGCCTGCCGCCGAGCCGGTGCCCGATCCGCGCGGCGAGCGGCATGGTGAGCGAAGCACCGATGGCGGGGAAAGCGAGCGCCAACCCGAGCTGGCCCGCGCTGATCCCCGCGTGTTCCTGGATCCACGGGATCCGGGTGGCGAAACTGCCGGTCACCGCGCCGTGCACGGCGAAGACGGCGGCGATGGCGATCCGCGCCTGCCGCACTCGCCGCGTCGGTCCGCCGACGGTTTCCACTGTGTTGGTCACTGGGCCCCCAAGGTCCATGAGACGACTCGACAGGTGTGAGCGTAAACTATCAGGAAGGGGACCTGATAATTAATTCTGGGAGGATCTGCCGGTGAGTGTCATCCGGATGCCGTCCGCCTCCCCGAGTACCGCGCGTGCCATCAACGACCGCCTCGCGCTCGACCTGCTTCAACGCGAAGGTTCGCTGACGGCCGCCCAGCTCAAGACGTTGACCGGGCTTTCCCGGCCGACGGTGGCCGACCTCGTCGAACGTCTGCGGGACGCGGGGCTGATCGAGATCGTCGGCGAGGCGGGCGCGGACCGCCGCGGCCCGAACGCGAAGCTGTACGGCATCGTCGCCGGCCGCGCGTACCTCGCCGGGCTCGACGTCCGCACCCACGGCATGGCCGTTTCGGTCGCGGACCTCCTGGGCCGCACGCGCGCGGAGGCCTCACTGCCGTTCGAGCTGGACATCGAGACCGACATGGCCGTCGAGCGGGCGATCGCCCTACTGGAGACCCAAACCGCCCAAGCGGGCGCGACAGCGTTGCACACGATCGCCGTCGGCGCTCCCGGACTGGTCGACCCGGCGACCGGCGGTCTGCGGCCCGCCGGGGGATTACCCGCGTGGCACGGGAAACTCGTCGACGAACTCCGGCGACGGCTGGGTGTCCCGGTGTTGCTGGAGAACGAGGTCAACCTCGCGGCCGCCGCCGAGCAACGACTCGGCGCCGCCCGTGATCGGGACACGTTCGTCCTGCTGTGGCTGGGTTTCGGGGTCGGCGCGGCCGTCGTCCTCGACGGTTCGCTGCGGCGGGGCGCGTCGGGCGGCGCGGGGGAGATCGGGTTCCTGCCGATGCTGGGCCCCGGACGGCTCCCGACGGCGACCGACTGCGACGGCGGCTTCCACACCCTCGCGGGCAGCGCCGCGATCTGCGA encodes the following:
- a CDS encoding ROK family transcriptional regulator — translated: MSVIRMPSASPSTARAINDRLALDLLQREGSLTAAQLKTLTGLSRPTVADLVERLRDAGLIEIVGEAGADRRGPNAKLYGIVAGRAYLAGLDVRTHGMAVSVADLLGRTRAEASLPFELDIETDMAVERAIALLETQTAQAGATALHTIAVGAPGLVDPATGGLRPAGGLPAWHGKLVDELRRRLGVPVLLENEVNLAAAAEQRLGAARDRDTFVLLWLGFGVGAAVVLDGSLRRGASGGAGEIGFLPMLGPGRLPTATDCDGGFHTLAGSAAICDLAREHGIPASSADDAEAAAAAVGYAIDEDAGVFLEIVAERIAIGAAAVTAVLDPGCLVLGGEVGRAGGEAFAARVSRRLAEISPLRTEVRAGTVGGSGVLEGAVLTAMGAAQDALFTPGAEGSFPRM